One stretch of Thermus sp. LT1-2-5 DNA includes these proteins:
- a CDS encoding transposase translates to MRKAFKYRLYPTQPQAKDLERTLDLCRHLYNAALQERREAYKKAKRSVSFSEQTRWLPEIRANLPEYKRVHSQVLQDVLQRVERAFQGFFRRLKAKNGKAGYPRFKGKGRYDSFTFPQAYATGVKLQEGGKRVLIHGVGSVKVKMHRPLEGKLKTATVKREGKAWYIVFICEVEPKPLPQSTEAIGIDLGTNPHFLVTSEGEKVEAPRHYQRTQERIARKQRELSRKKRGSRRYWKIREELAKLHRKIARQRLNFHHTVARSLVNRYGTIVHEDLNIQGLSRSPLAKGVLDAGWAQFLRILAYKAAAHRVGGSVLAGRRVIGVDPKHTSQDCPKCGHREKRPLWVREFTCPACGTLLHRDVAAARNILAKAWTGPSGMVEAFSPT, encoded by the coding sequence ATGCGCAAAGCCTTCAAGTACCGCCTCTACCCCACCCAGCCCCAGGCCAAGGACCTGGAGCGCACCCTAGACCTCTGCCGCCACCTCTACAACGCCGCCTTGCAGGAGAGGAGAGAGGCCTACAAGAAGGCGAAGAGAAGCGTGTCCTTCTCCGAGCAAACGCGGTGGCTCCCAGAGATACGAGCCAACTTGCCGGAGTACAAGCGCGTCCACTCCCAAGTCCTTCAGGATGTCCTCCAAAGGGTAGAGAGGGCCTTTCAAGGCTTCTTCCGCCGGCTCAAAGCCAAAAACGGGAAGGCGGGCTACCCCCGCTTCAAGGGAAAGGGGCGCTACGACTCCTTCACCTTCCCCCAGGCCTACGCCACCGGGGTCAAGCTCCAGGAAGGGGGGAAGCGGGTTCTTATCCACGGCGTCGGCTCGGTGAAGGTCAAGATGCACCGACCCCTGGAGGGGAAACTGAAGACCGCCACCGTCAAGCGGGAGGGGAAAGCGTGGTACATCGTCTTCATATGCGAGGTGGAGCCCAAACCGCTTCCCCAAAGCACCGAAGCCATTGGCATAGACTTGGGCACCAACCCCCACTTCCTGGTCACTTCCGAGGGGGAGAAGGTAGAAGCTCCCAGGCACTACCAGAGGACGCAAGAAAGGATAGCCAGGAAGCAAAGGGAACTATCCCGCAAGAAGCGGGGTAGTCGCCGATACTGGAAGATCAGGGAAGAGCTAGCAAAACTCCACAGGAAGATAGCCAGGCAACGGCTCAATTTTCACCACACAGTCGCGAGGAGCCTGGTCAACCGCTATGGGACCATCGTTCACGAGGACCTGAACATCCAGGGCCTGTCCCGCTCGCCTCTTGCCAAGGGAGTCTTGGATGCGGGCTGGGCCCAGTTTCTCCGAATCCTCGCCTACAAAGCGGCGGCTCACCGCGTAGGCGGTAGTGTTCTAGCTGGTAGGCGGGTCATCGGGGTAGACCCCAAACACACGAGCCAGGATTGTCCCAAATGCGGCCACAGGGAGAAGAGACCCCTGTGGGTCAGGGAGTTCACCTGCCCCGCTTGTGGGACTCTCCTGCACCGGGATGTGGCCGCCGCGCGGAACATCCTGGCTAAGGCCTGGACGGGGCCTTCGGGGATGGTTGAGGCTTTCTCCCCAACCTAA